A stretch of Gasterosteus aculeatus chromosome 4, fGasAcu3.hap1.1, whole genome shotgun sequence DNA encodes these proteins:
- the pmpcb gene encoding mitochondrial-processing peptidase subunit beta: MAASLQRLTSVGKYLLQRHLLKTNYSSRLAAGAQRPLSTQAAHQVALNVPETKVTTLENGLRVSSEDAGLTTCTVGLWIDAGSRYENERNNGTAHFLEHMAFKGTRKRSQLDLELEIENMGAHLNAYTSREQTVYYAKAFSKDLPRAVEILADIIQNSTLGEAEIERERGVILREMQEVETNLQEVVFDYLHATAYQSTALGRTILGPTENIKTINRGDLVEYITTHYKGPRIVLAAAGGVSHSELIDLAKYHFGKLPSRDRGGAPAVPPCHFTGSEIRVRDDKMPLAHIAIAVEAVGWSHPDTIPLMVANTLIGNWDRSFGGGVNLSSKLAQMACQGNLCHSFQSFNTCYTDTGLWGLYMVCEPGTINDMMHFTQMEWMSLCTSVTESEVARAKNLLKTNMLLHLDGSTPICEDIGRQMLCYNRRIPLHELEARIDAIDATTIKDVCTKYIYNKAPAIAAVGPIEQLPDYNQIRSGMFWMRS, encoded by the exons TTCAAAGACATTTACTGAAGACAAATTATTCAAGCAGG CTCGCAGCTGGAGCGCAGCGACCGCTGTCTACTCAGGCAGCTCATCAGGTGGCCCTCAATGTTCCTGAAACCAAAGTGACCACTTTAGAAAACGGACTGCGGGTGTCTTCAGAGGACGCTGGGCTAACCACCTGCACG GTGGGCCTCTGGATAGACGCCGGCAGTCGCTACGAGAATGAGAGAAATAACGGCACGGCACATTTCCTGGAACATATGGCGTTTAAG ggtaCCAGGAAGCGCTCCCAGTTGGATCTGGAGTTGGAGATTGAGAACATGGGGGCTCACCTAAACGCCTACACATCCCGAGAGCAAACTGTGTATTACGCCAAAGCTTTCTCTAAAGATCTTCCTCGGG cCGTGGAGATCCTGGCTGACATCATCCAGAACAGCACACTGGGTGAAGCAGAGATTGAGCGGGAGCGAGGGGTGATCCTCCGGGAGATGCAGGAGGTAGAGACCAATCTGCAGGAAGTGGTCTTTGATTACCTGCACGCTACGGCGTACCAGTCCACGGCTCTAGGCAGGACCATCCTGGGCCCAACCGAGAACATTAA AACAATTAACCGAGGTGACCTAGTGGAGTACATCACTACTCACTACAAAGGCCCCAGAATCGTgctggctgctgctggag GGGTTTCACACAGTGAGCTCATTGATTTGGCCAAGTATCATTTTGGAAAACTTCCTAGCAGAGACCGAGGTGGAGCTCCGGCAGTTCCTCCATGCCACTTCACAGGAAGTGAG ATCCGTGTGCGGGACGACAAGATGCCTCTGGCTCACATTGCCATCGCCGTGGAGGCGGTCGGATGGTCGCACCCTGATACCATCCCCCTCATGGTGGCAAATACGCTTATTGGAAACTGGGACCGCTCGTTTGGTGGAGGTGTG AATCTGTCCAGTAAACTGGCTCAGATGGCCTGTCAGGGAAATCTGTGCCACAGCTTCCAATCCTTCAACACCTGCTACACAGACACAGGCCTGTGGGGACTCTACATGGTGTGTGAGCCCGGCACCATCAACGACATGATGCATTTCACTCAGATGGAATG GATGTCTCTTTGTACGAGTGTGACGGAGAGCGAAGTGGCACGAGCCAAAAACCTGCTGAAGACTAACATGCTGCTGCATCTCGATG GATCCACTCCCATCTGTGAGGACATTGGTAGACAGATGCTGTGCTACAATCGCAGAATCCCTCTCCATGAGCTGGAGGCCAGAATTGAT GCTATTGATGCTACAACCATTAAGGATGTGTGTACTAAATATATCTACAACAAGGCTCCAGCCATTGCAGCAGTTG GTCCAATTGAACAGCTGCCGGACTACAACCAGATCCGCAGTGGAATGTTCTGGATGAGATCGTGA
- the dnajc2 gene encoding dnaJ homolog subfamily C member 2: MLLEAQDGDETVVFTATAASLQIQVEPVGRWFEAYLKRRSRNASASFQELEEEQESSEESEDEEFQLEEYPMLRTLDPKDCKNQDHYAVLGLPHLRYKATQKQIKAAHKSIVLKHHPDKRKAAGEQIVEGDNDYFTCITKAMETLSDPVKRRAFDSVDPTFDNSVPSKNEGKDNFWDVYTPVFERNARWSTKKHVPKLGTMESSFEDVDNFYSFWYNFDSWREFSYLDEEEKEKAECRDERRWIEKQNRGARAQRKKEEMNRLRTLVDTAYGYDPRIKKFKEEEKARKESEKKAKVEAKKREQEEKERARQAEVEAARLAKEKEDEEAKQVAQLAKKEKEIQKKAFKKERQKLRTTCKNWNYFADNESEGVKMMEEVEKLCDRLELTSLQSLNEILALGSKDDSKAAVDKQVKEVNAQLQKEKEAEVQIRQSARSAEQASGAGGAGGKNWGEEDLQLLIKAVNLFPAGTNARWEVIANYMNLHSTSGMKRTAKDVINKAKNLQRLDPVQKDDINRKAFEKFKKEHACVAPTIDNAVPSERFDDGNTASWTTEEQKLLEQSLKTYPVSTPERWEKIAAAVPGRSKKDCMKRYKELVEMVKAKKAAQEVAGKSKK, encoded by the exons ATGTTGTTAGAGGCGCAGGATGGTGATGAAACGGTTGTCTTTACAGCCACTGCCG CCTCTTTGCAGATCCAAGTGGAACCTGTGGGTCGATGGTTCGAGGCCTacctgaagaggaggagcaggaatgCATCCGCCTCCttccaggagctggaggaggagcaggagtccTCCGAGGAGTCTGAAGATGAGGAGTTCCAGCTGGAAGAGTACCCGATGCTCCGAACACTGGACCCCAAAGACTGCAAG AATCAAGATCACTACGCTGTCCTGGGGCTCCCACACTTGAGGTACAAAGCCACACAGAAGCAGATCAAAGCTGCCC ACAAATCTATTGTGTTGAAGCACCACCCTGACAAAAGGAAAGCTGCAGGAGAGCAGATTGTAGAAGGAGACAACGACTACTTCACCTGTATAACTAAAG CTATGGAAACCCTGTCAGACCCCGTGAAGAGAAGAGCCTTCGACAGTGTCGACCCAACCTTTGACAACAGCGTGCCTTCAAAGAACGAAGGCAAAGATAACTTTTGGGATGTGTATACTCCCGTGTTTGAGAGAAATGCCAGATGGTCTACCAAAAAGCACGTTCCCAAACTTGGAACCATGGAGTCCTCCTTCGAAGACGTCGACAATTTTTACTCTTTTTG GTACAACtttgattcatggagggagttCTCATACCTggatgaagaagagaaggaaaaggctGAATG TCGAGATGAGAGGCGGTGGATCGAAAAGCAAAATCGGGGCGCCAGAGctcagaggaagaaggaggagatgaaCAGATTACGAACACTAGTTG ataCCGCCTACGGTTATGACCCTAGGATAAAGAaattcaaagaagaagaaaaggccaGGAAGGAATCTGAGAAGAAGGCGAAAGTGGAAGCCAAgaagagagagcaggaggagaaggagcga GCCCGGCAGGCAGAGGTGGAGGCAGCTCGTTTAgcgaaggagaaggaggacgaggaggccaAGCAGGTTGCTCAGCTGGccaagaaagagaaggagattcAGAAGAAGGCCTTCAagaaggagagacagaaacTCCGGACCACCTGCAAG AACTGGAATTACTTTGCTGACAATGAGAGTGAGGGTGTGAAAAtgatggaggaagtggagaagcTGTGCGACCGTCTGGAGCTGACAAG CCTGCAGTCCCTCAATGAGATCCTGGCATTGGGCTCCAAAGACGATAGCAAGGCGGCCGTGGATAAGCAG GTAAAGGAGGTGAATGCCcagctgcagaaggagaaggaagccGAGGTCCAGATCAGGCAGTCCGCTCGCAGTGCTGAGCAGGCCAGCGGAgcaggaggagcgggggggaaGAACTGGGGTGAGGAGGACCTCCAGCTGCTCATCAAAGCTGTCAACCTGTTCCCTGCTGGAACCAATGCCAG ATGGGAAGTTATTGCCAACTATATGAACCTCCACTCCACCAGTGGCATGAAGAGGACAGCCAAAGATGTCATCAACAAAGCAAAGAATCTACAACGGCTAG ATCCAGTGCAGAAAGATGACATCAACCGGAAAGCCTTTGAGAAGTTTAAGAAGGAACATGCCTGTGTTGCGCCGACCATCGACAATGCCGTTCCTTCAGAGAGATTTGATG ATGGCAACACTGCCTCCTGGACCACGGAGGaacagaagctgctggaacaatCTTTGAAGACGTATCCGGTCAGCACACCGGAAAGGTGGGAGAAGATCGCTGCTGCGGTGCCGGGGCGGAGTAAGAAGGACTGTATGAAGAGGTATAAG GAACTGGTGGAAATGGTTAAAGCCAAGAAAGCTGCACAGGAAGTTGCAGGAAAGAGTAAAAAATGA